From Coffea arabica cultivar ET-39 chromosome 10e, Coffea Arabica ET-39 HiFi, whole genome shotgun sequence, one genomic window encodes:
- the LOC113711830 gene encoding protein disulfide-isomerase-like, which yields MASRSRVRISSLLIMLSIIGLAAAESGTTEEESKSEEFVVTLDHSNFHEFVSKHKFIVIEFYAPWCGHCKKLAPEYEKAASILSKEDPPLILAKVDANEEKNKALATEFGVSGFPTIKILRFGGSVVQDYKGPREADGIVAYVKKQSGPASVEIKTAEDATSFVDEKKIVIVGVFPEFSGEKFDNFTTVAERLRSDFEFGHVLDAKLLPRGELSISGPTVRLFKPFDELVVDFQEFNVDDLVKLIEESSVPLVTLFNNDPNNHPFVIKFFNTENDKAMLFLNFSSENIDAFKSKYRDVAEQYKGKGIGFLLGDLEASQGAFQYFGLKEDQVPLIVIQTNDGEKYLKTHLEPDHIASWVKDYKDGHVKPYKKSEPIPEVNNEPVKVVVADTLQDFVFNSGKNVLLEFYAPWCGHCKKLAPILDEVAVSLENDADVVIAKIDATANDIPQGTFDVKGYPTLYFKSASGNILQYDGDRTKEDMIEFIQKNRDKAAQQESGKDEL from the exons ATGGCGTCCAGAAGTAGGGTTAGGATATCCTCTCTTCTGATTATGCTTTCCATAATCGGATTGGCTGCTGCAGAAAGTGGAACCACCGAAGAAGAATCTAAATCGGAAGAGTTTGTCGTGACTTTGGACCACTCCAATTTTCACGAATTCGTGTCCAAGCACAAGTTTATTGTCATCGAATTTTATGCTCCTTG GTGTGGGCACTGCAAGAAACTAGCTCCAGAG TACGAGAAAGCTGCATCAATTTTGAGTAAGGAGGATCCTCCGCTCATCTTGGCCAAAGTTGATGCCAATGAGGAGAAAAATAAGGCTCTTGCAACTGAATTTGGTGTCAGCGGTTTCCCCACTATCAAGATCTTGAGATTTGGAGGTAGCGTTGTTCAAGATTACAAAGGACCTCGTGAAGCTGATGGTATTGTTGCTTACGTGAAGAAGCAAAGTGGTCCTGCATCAGTTGAAATTAAAACTGCTGAAGATGCTACCTCATTTGTTGATGAAAAAAAGATTGTTATT GTTGGGGTGTTTCCCGAGTTTTCTGGAGAGAAGTTTGACAACTTTACTACTGTGGCTGAAAGGTTGCGTTCTGATTTCGAGTTCGGCCATGTTTTGGATGCCAAGCTTCTACCTCGTGGAGAATTATCTATTTCGGGTCCTACCGTTAGGTTGTTTAAGCCATTTGATGAGCTTGTTGTTGATTTTCAG GAATTTAATGTGGATGATCTTGTGAAGTTGATTGAAGAGTCTAGTGTTCCTTTGGTGACTCTGTTTAACAATGACCCAAACAATCATCCTTTTGTCATAAAGTTCTTCAATACAGAAAATGACAAG GCAATGTTGTTTCTGAACTTCAGCAGTGAGAACATTGATGCTTTTAAATCAAAGTATCGTGATGTCGCTGAGCAATACAAAGGAAAAGGCATAGGCTTTCTACTTGGTGATCTTGAGGCCAGCCAAGGTGCTTTCCAG TATTTTGGACTCAAGGAGGACCAGGTGCCTCTCATTGTCATACAGACAAATGATGGAGAGAAGTATCTCAAAACTCACTTGGAGCCTGATCATATTGCTTCTTGGGTGAAGGATTACAAG GATGGACATGTGAAACCTTACAAAAAGTCAGAGCCCATACCAGAAGTTAACAATGAACCTGTTAAGGTCGTGGTAGCTGACACACTCCAGGACTTCGTTTTCAATTCTGGGAAAAATG TTCTACTGGAGTTTTATGCACCATGGTGTGGACACTGCAAAAAGTTGGCCCCAATATTGGATGAAGTTGCTGTCTCACTTGAAAATGATGCTGATGTGGTCATTGCAAAAATT GATGCTACTGCAAATGATATCCCACAAGGAACCTTTGACGTCAAAGGTTACCCAACATTGTATTTTAAATCAGCAAGTGGAAATATCTTGCAGTATGATGGTGACAGGACCAAGGAAGACATGATTGAGTTTATTCAGAAGAATCGAGATAAGGCAGCTCAGCAAGAATCTGGAAAAGATGAGCTCTGA
- the LOC113711491 gene encoding protein DOG1-like 4, protein MATGNGNHEAQQTEENFVQFYETWKKQQNQHLQELITASEQVSSPTPPTDGITACSSSSPPPPTDGITATNLSNLVKRVVEHYEEYYKTKSEWADKNILQILSPPWTSSLEDAFLWIGGWRPTMAIHLLYSKSSLQFESKFNVWMQGKLTKHDLGDLTQSQISLIDELQKNTIIEEKEITGKMAKQQEKAAGADMVELSHLVSEALREEEKGTKARDHEAEQSQAESSLNPKEKGFKKILEKADNLRLRTLKSIIETLSATQAVHFLIAAAELHLRLHEWGKARDEGQLSGGAGHPIFQQEA, encoded by the coding sequence ATGGCCACCGGAAATGGAAATCACGAGGCACAACAAACAGAGgaaaactttgtacaattttatGAGACGTGGAAGAAGCAGCAGAACCAGCATCTTCAAGAACTCATCACTGCATCAGAACAAGTTTCTTCCCCAACACCGCCAACAGACGGGATCACGGCTTGTTCCTCCtcatcaccaccaccaccaacaGACGGGATCACGGCAACAAATTTGAGCAACTTGGTGAAACGCGTGGTCGAACACTATGAAGAGTACTACAAAACCAAGTCAGAATGGGCAgacaaaaatatattgcaaaTATTGTCACCCCCATGGACGAGTTCTCTTGAGGATGCATTCCTTTGGATTGGTGGATGGAGACCCACCATGGCTATCCATCTTCTCTACTCAAAATCAAGTTTACAGTTCGAATCCAAATTCAATGTTTGGATGCAGGGAAAATTGACTAAGCATGATCTTGGCGATTTGACACAGAGTCAAATCAGTCTAATTGACGAGCTGCAGAAGAATACAATCATTGAGGAGAAGGAAATAACTGGAAAGATGGCCAAGCAGCAGGAGAAGGCGGCCGGTGCAGACATGGTGGAGCTGAGTCATTTGGTGAGTGAGGCACTGcgtgaagaagaaaagggaacgAAAGCAAGGGATCACGAAGCTGAACAGAGCCAGGCTGAGTCAAGTCTGAATCCCAAGGAGAAAGGGTTTAAGAAGATCTTAGAAAAGGCTGATAATCTTAGGCTGAGAACCCTTAAGAGTATAATTGAGACATTATCTGCAACACAGGCTGTTCACTTCTTGATTGCTGCTGCTGAACTTCACCTGAGGCTACACGAGTGGGGAAAAGCCAGGGATGAAGGGCAACTCTCCGGCGGAGCTGGCCATCCCATTTTCCAACAAGAAGCCTGA